Genomic window (Saccharothrix australiensis):
CTGGGCGTCGCGTTCGCGCCGGTGTTCACCGGGCTGTCGGTGGACGTCGTGGACCCGGACGAGCTGGAGGCGGGCCGCCGAGCCGTGCCGGTGGCGGGCGACCGCGCCGACGCGCGGGTGTTCCCGCTGCTCGGCCCGCCCCTGCCGGGCCTGGAGGTGCGGGTGGTGGACGAGCGGGGCGCGGTGCGCGGCGAGCGCGAGGTCGGCCGGCTCCAGGTGCGCGGCGAGGCCGTGACGCCCGGCTACCTGACCGTGGACGGGCCGCTGGCCACGCAGGACGCCGACGGCTGGCTCGACACCGGCGACGAGGGGTACGTCGTGAACGGGCAGGTCGTCGTCTGCGGTCGGCGCAAGGACGTGATCATCATGGGCGGCCGCAACATCTACCCGACCGACATCGAGCGCGCCGCGACGTCCGTGGAAGGCGTGCGCGCGGGCAACGCGGTCGCCGTGCGGCTCGACGCCGGGACCCGGCGGGAGCGGTTCGCCGTCGTCGTGGAGTCCAAGCTGGCGGGCGAGGAGGAGGCCGTGCGGGAGCTGGGCAAGCAGATCAGCGCGCGGGTCGTGGACGCGGTCGGCCTGCGCCCCTACTCCGTGGTGGTGCTCAAGCCGGGCAGCCTGCCCAAGACGCCGTCGGGGAAGCTGCGGCGCGCCGCGGCGTCGTCCCTGGTGCCGGGCTGAGCCGGGCGGACGCGCCCCCACCCGCCCGTCCGGCGGCCCGCGCCGGCCCGATCCGACGGCGGGTAGCTCCACCGGCGAGCCGTCGTCCATGACCACCACGACCACGACGATCACCACGGCCGCCGAGCCGCCCCGCCACCGCGGTGCGTCGGCGCGGCGGCCGGACGGGAGCCTGCCTTGACCACCGCACTGATCATCGGCGACCTCCAACGGGGCATCACGGGCAACCACCCGTTCGCCGCGCGAGTCGTGCCGACGATCACCGAGCTGCTCCCGCGCGCCCGCGCGGCCGGTGCGCTCGTCGTGTTCGTGCGCTTCGCCTTCCGGCCCAACGGCGCGGACCTGCTGCCGGGCGACGAGCTGTACCGGTCGTTCTTCGACGCCGGTGACGCCTTCCACGAGGGATCGGACGGGACCGAGGTCGACCTCCCCGTCGCCGGCGAGGACGTCGTCGTGCTGAAG
Coding sequences:
- a CDS encoding cysteine hydrolase family protein, producing MTTALIIGDLQRGITGNHPFAARVVPTITELLPRARAAGALVVFVRFAFRPNGADLLPGDELYRSFFDAGDAFHEGSDGTEVDLPVAGEDVVVLKRRAGAFAGTDLDLVLRARGVDSLAVAGVATSAMVAATCYDAADRGYRVTVLRDGCADADPAVHDFFMDTVFPGRGFEVVSCADWS